In Flavobacterium sp. CS20, a single window of DNA contains:
- a CDS encoding IS1634 family transposase codes for MCLYSELLLGKLFNQIGFNQINHDLFKQLVLARLCYPSSKLKTSDYLFKYQHKAIDVQVVYRYMDKLHKQHKSQIQEISYNHTLKILDGTINVVFYDVTTIYFEIDNEDELRKTGFSKEGKHQNPQIMLGLLVSKDGYPLAYDIFEGNKFEGHTMLPVIDSFKKKYGLDQLVIIADSGLLSSKNIEELQSKSYEFILGARIKNEKSFIKEKILALKLKNGESAVVEKGNLRLIISYSDSRAKKDKHNREKGLKRLEKKIRSGKLTKSSINNRGYNKYLKLDGELKVSIDKTKFETDAKWDGLKGYITNAKLNKNEILENYSHLWKIEKAFRIAKTDLKIRPIYHRVQRRIEAHICIAFARYKIHKELERQLNEKKSSLSPEKAINIAKTIYAVKIKHPITKEITYLTHIKSEEQKKIANLFDF; via the coding sequence ATCTGTTTATATTCAGAACTGCTTTTAGGAAAGCTTTTTAATCAGATTGGGTTCAATCAAATTAATCATGATTTATTTAAGCAATTGGTTCTTGCTAGACTTTGCTACCCTTCTAGTAAGCTTAAGACATCAGATTATCTTTTTAAATACCAACATAAAGCTATTGATGTTCAAGTTGTTTACCGATACATGGATAAGCTTCATAAACAACACAAATCCCAAATACAAGAAATTAGTTATAATCATACCTTGAAAATACTAGATGGAACAATAAATGTAGTATTCTATGATGTTACCACTATTTATTTTGAAATTGATAACGAAGATGAATTACGCAAAACAGGCTTCTCTAAAGAAGGCAAACATCAAAATCCGCAAATTATGCTAGGGTTATTAGTTAGCAAAGATGGTTACCCATTGGCTTACGATATTTTTGAAGGCAATAAATTTGAAGGACACACCATGCTACCAGTCATTGATAGTTTTAAGAAAAAATACGGATTAGATCAATTAGTCATCATCGCTGACTCTGGGCTACTTTCTTCTAAAAACATAGAAGAACTTCAAAGCAAAAGTTATGAATTTATTCTTGGAGCTAGAATTAAAAATGAGAAGTCCTTTATAAAAGAAAAAATATTAGCTTTAAAACTTAAAAATGGAGAGAGTGCAGTTGTAGAAAAAGGTAATTTGAGACTTATCATAAGCTATTCCGATTCAAGAGCCAAGAAAGATAAGCACAATAGAGAAAAGGGATTAAAGAGACTGGAAAAGAAAATTAGATCAGGAAAACTAACCAAGTCAAGTATCAATAACAGAGGTTACAATAAATATCTAAAACTTGATGGAGAGCTAAAAGTTTCAATAGACAAAACAAAATTTGAAACAGATGCAAAATGGGATGGTCTAAAAGGCTATATAACTAATGCTAAATTGAATAAAAATGAAATTTTAGAGAATTATAGTCATTTATGGAAGATTGAAAAGGCTTTCAGAATAGCTAAGACAGACTTGAAAATAAGACCAATCTATCATAGAGTTCAGCGTAGGATTGAAGCTCACATTTGCATAGCTTTTGCAAGATATAAAATACACAAGGAACTAGAAAGGCAACTCAATGAAAAGAAATCTTCATTAAGTCCTGAGAAGGCTATCAACATAGCAAAAACAATTTATGCGGTAAAAATAAAACATCCAATAACAAAAGAGATAACTTATCTAACTCACATCAAAAGTGAAGAGCAGAAAAAAATTGCAAATCTATTCGATTTTTGA
- a CDS encoding RNA polymerase sigma factor — MKAELEQKFVNLLEKHQNIVHKICRMYADNEAQHKDLFQDITVQLWKAYPKFRGDAKFSTWMYRVALNTAITLYRKQKRQVKTQDIEKIGFKIEADYYDDTTEQNLKLMYAAVKELNDIDKALVFLYLEDKNYTEIANTLGISEVNARVKMNRIKKKLKTIINP; from the coding sequence GTGAAAGCTGAATTAGAGCAAAAATTTGTCAATCTTTTAGAAAAGCACCAAAACATCGTGCATAAAATTTGCCGTATGTATGCTGATAATGAAGCACAACACAAAGATTTGTTTCAAGATATTACGGTGCAATTATGGAAAGCTTATCCAAAATTTAGAGGCGATGCTAAGTTTTCGACTTGGATGTATCGTGTGGCTTTAAATACTGCGATTACTTTATATAGAAAACAAAAACGACAAGTTAAAACTCAAGATATTGAAAAAATAGGCTTTAAAATTGAAGCCGATTATTACGACGACACCACAGAGCAAAATTTAAAATTGATGTATGCGGCAGTAAAAGAATTGAATGATATTGACAAAGCTTTGGTGTTTTTGTATTTGGAAGATAAAAATTATACTGAAATCGCTAACACTTTGGGAATTTCTGAAGTCAACGCACGAGTGAAAATGAATAGAATAAAGAAAAAATTAAAAACCATTATAAATCCGTAA
- a CDS encoding peptidylprolyl isomerase, with protein sequence MKTAYRFVFVILIITTIVACKNDSKSKPDSKSQNTKVENKDKIPKVKIPAGGENDVDVSHIKTLTQETLENYLKSYEIKNPETIVEVKTRFGDFKIQLFVAERLHRVNFIRLTKLGYFDDTFFHRVDSGFVVQGGNSDKPSTQKLRAKIGDYLIPNEYNPLHKNKYGFVGMAKPTSQKVSNASSPFEFYIVVKKDGAHHLDKEFTVFGRVIEGMDVVEKISQVEADASEWPIKNIQMDVNVLR encoded by the coding sequence ATGAAAACTGCATATCGATTTGTATTCGTTATTTTAATTATTACAACTATTGTAGCTTGTAAAAATGATTCAAAATCAAAACCAGATTCAAAATCTCAAAACACAAAAGTTGAAAACAAAGATAAGATTCCTAAAGTCAAAATTCCAGCTGGTGGCGAAAATGATGTAGATGTTTCTCACATCAAAACTTTAACTCAGGAAACCCTTGAGAACTATCTCAAAAGTTATGAAATAAAAAATCCTGAAACGATAGTTGAAGTCAAAACCCGTTTCGGTGATTTTAAAATTCAACTCTTTGTCGCTGAAAGATTACATCGCGTTAATTTTATTCGATTGACAAAATTGGGTTATTTTGACGACACATTTTTCCACCGAGTAGATAGTGGTTTTGTTGTTCAAGGTGGCAATAGTGATAAGCCAAGCACCCAAAAACTAAGAGCCAAAATAGGTGATTATTTAATTCCTAATGAATACAACCCACTACACAAAAACAAATATGGATTTGTTGGTATGGCGAAACCCACAAGCCAAAAAGTAAGCAATGCTTCGTCTCCATTTGAATTTTATATTGTAGTAAAAAAAGACGGAGCACATCATCTCGATAAAGAATTTACGGTGTTTGGTCGGGTTATAGAAGGTATGGATGTGGTTGAAAAAATTTCACAAGTTGAAGCCGACGCAAGCGAATGGCCTATAAAAAATATTCAAATGGACGTGAATGTTTTAAGATAA
- a CDS encoding DUF2490 domain-containing protein: MRNPLFLIITIALALVCQKQFAQDNRFTGGFFPEASLSYKLNKTYSVTHKIESQNGVYDNQSSLNDEWKYKHRQTDLQTFLGRRLTPFIKVDIGYQYRMQDGENTNRTIQQISILQRESNLRIGHRIRTDQTFFKNARPLWRVRYRIKSQIPLQGFEVDPGEKYLSFSNEIIYMYQSAEDDIENRVTGSLGFYFNDKNKLEIGLDYRTDDYLVDNRFRHRLWFKVGFYKSL; the protein is encoded by the coding sequence ATGAGAAATCCCCTTTTTTTAATAATTACTATTGCTTTAGCTTTAGTTTGTCAAAAACAGTTTGCTCAAGACAATCGCTTTACTGGCGGGTTTTTTCCTGAAGCTTCACTGAGTTATAAACTTAATAAAACGTATTCTGTAACCCATAAAATAGAGTCGCAGAATGGTGTTTATGATAACCAATCGTCTTTAAACGATGAGTGGAAATACAAGCATCGGCAAACTGATTTACAAACTTTCTTAGGAAGACGACTGACCCCTTTTATCAAGGTTGATATTGGTTATCAATACAGGATGCAAGATGGAGAAAATACAAATAGAACTATACAGCAAATCTCAATTTTACAACGCGAATCCAATTTAAGGATTGGTCATAGAATCAGAACTGATCAAACTTTTTTTAAAAATGCAAGACCACTTTGGCGAGTAAGATATAGAATAAAAAGTCAAATTCCGCTCCAAGGTTTTGAAGTTGACCCAGGTGAGAAATATCTCAGTTTTAGCAACGAAATCATCTATATGTATCAAAGTGCAGAAGATGATATAGAAAACAGGGTTACAGGAAGCTTAGGATTTTATTTTAATGATAAAAACAAATTAGAAATAGGATTAGATTACAGAACTGATGATTATTTGGTTGACAATCGATTCAGACATCGATTGTGGTTTAAAGTTGGCTTTTATAAATCTTTATAA
- a CDS encoding CoA pyrophosphatase has product MQFSYIEQFFPKIKKIDLPGEKAQALMAPESRKISLTQKYDFLNANRAGVLILFFPDSADDVNFVLILRKTYKGVHSNQVALPGGRYENEDRNLIQTALRETEEEVGVASSSVEVIRPMTELYIPPSNFLVKPTLAKIDYQPVFTKQESEVEKIIPVKLKDFILPSCIKTRSIQTSHNKEKQVPIFDLNGHVVWGATAMMLSELREILKQLQLI; this is encoded by the coding sequence ATGCAGTTTTCATATATTGAACAATTTTTTCCAAAAATAAAGAAAATAGATTTACCAGGAGAAAAAGCTCAAGCCCTAATGGCTCCAGAGTCTAGAAAAATTTCTTTGACTCAAAAATACGATTTTTTAAATGCTAATCGAGCTGGAGTATTAATACTTTTTTTTCCTGATAGTGCTGATGATGTCAATTTTGTGCTTATATTAAGAAAAACTTACAAAGGTGTGCATTCAAATCAGGTGGCTTTGCCAGGTGGCAGGTATGAAAATGAAGATAGAAATCTGATTCAGACAGCTCTCAGAGAAACCGAAGAAGAGGTTGGAGTTGCATCTTCGTCTGTAGAAGTTATTAGACCTATGACCGAATTATATATTCCGCCTTCAAATTTTTTAGTCAAACCGACTTTAGCAAAAATTGATTATCAACCAGTTTTCACTAAGCAAGAGTCTGAAGTTGAAAAAATTATTCCTGTAAAATTGAAAGATTTTATATTGCCTTCTTGTATTAAGACGCGTTCTATTCAAACCAGCCATAATAAAGAAAAACAAGTTCCAATTTTTGATCTTAATGGTCACGTTGTTTGGGGTGCTACTGCAATGATGTTGAGCGAGTTGCGTGAAATTTTAAAGCAACTGCAACTCATTTGA
- a CDS encoding NAD(P)H-hydrate dehydratase, whose translation MKILTPNQLQQADKFTIENESINSWDLMERASLRAVDIIKTIINFGEKVSILAGSGNNGGDGLSIAYHLKQLGYEVQVYLIQYTNNLSSDCQKNLERLQKDKSFELKYFNKQSKFLDFNAQDVIVDAIFGIGLNRSLPDFVKKIILIANQKRAKKIAIDVPSGLFLSKLTPENAVVFQAQYTLTFQCPKLNFFFPDYGNCVGKILIIDIGLDKSFISNLESRTKYVDNHIASHLLKTRQRFSHKGNYGHLLIIGGQYGMMGSVCLTTKGALKAGAGKVSVLSPKCGVDIIQKYIPEAMVVASENQKYISPIQLNFQPSHCCIGMGIGQSDKALETLKFIIKETNSPILIDADAINILSKHQELLQDLPSKSILTPHQGELKRLIGEWKNENDKLDKITQFVKTYDVILVSKDAYTFIFDAKNIYINSTGNAGMATAGSGDTLSGIISGLLAQGYSSVDASILGVYLHGKAADLYVEKYDMQTLTASDIIDYLKHAFGSLKSSFLS comes from the coding sequence ATGAAAATACTAACACCAAATCAACTTCAGCAAGCAGATAAGTTTACCATTGAAAATGAATCTATTAATTCTTGGGATTTAATGGAAAGAGCATCGTTAAGAGCAGTAGATATTATCAAAACAATCATCAATTTTGGTGAGAAGGTTAGCATATTAGCTGGAAGTGGCAATAATGGCGGGGATGGTTTATCAATAGCTTATCATTTAAAACAATTGGGTTATGAAGTGCAAGTTTATTTAATACAATATACAAACAACTTATCTTCAGATTGTCAAAAGAATTTAGAACGTTTACAAAAAGACAAATCTTTTGAACTCAAATATTTCAATAAGCAAAGTAAATTTTTAGATTTTAATGCTCAAGATGTTATTGTCGATGCTATTTTTGGCATTGGTTTAAACCGAAGTTTACCTGATTTTGTAAAAAAAATAATTCTCATTGCTAATCAAAAACGAGCTAAAAAAATTGCTATAGATGTGCCTAGTGGTTTGTTTTTGAGTAAATTAACCCCAGAAAATGCAGTGGTTTTTCAAGCACAATACACCTTAACCTTTCAATGTCCAAAACTCAATTTCTTTTTTCCAGATTATGGCAATTGTGTGGGTAAAATTTTAATCATTGATATTGGATTGGATAAAAGCTTTATATCAAATTTAGAAAGTCGTACAAAATATGTTGACAATCATATTGCTTCACATCTCTTAAAAACACGTCAACGCTTTTCTCATAAAGGAAATTATGGACATCTTTTGATAATAGGAGGACAATATGGGATGATGGGTAGCGTGTGTTTAACAACAAAAGGAGCCTTAAAAGCTGGTGCTGGAAAAGTAAGTGTTTTGAGTCCAAAATGTGGGGTTGATATCATTCAAAAATATATTCCTGAAGCTATGGTAGTCGCTTCGGAAAATCAAAAATATATCTCCCCAATTCAATTGAATTTTCAACCTTCACATTGTTGTATTGGCATGGGAATAGGGCAGTCTGATAAGGCTTTAGAAACGCTTAAATTTATTATAAAAGAAACAAATTCTCCCATCTTGATTGATGCAGATGCTATAAATATTTTATCAAAACATCAAGAATTGCTTCAAGATTTGCCCTCTAAAAGTATCTTAACACCACATCAAGGTGAATTAAAACGATTGATTGGTGAGTGGAAAAATGAAAATGATAAACTTGATAAAATCACCCAATTTGTAAAAACATATGATGTCATTTTAGTTTCTAAAGATGCTTATACTTTTATCTTTGATGCTAAAAATATATACATCAATTCAACAGGCAATGCAGGCATGGCAACTGCGGGAAGTGGCGATACGCTTTCTGGAATTATTTCTGGATTGTTGGCACAAGGCTATTCATCAGTTGATGCTTCTATTTTAGGGGTTTATCTGCATGGCAAAGCGGCAGATTTATATGTTGAAAAGTATGACATGCAAACTTTGACAGCCTCTGATATTATTGATTATCTAAAGCACGCATTTGGCAGTTTGAAGTCTTCATTTTTATCTTAA
- a CDS encoding peptidylprolyl isomerase yields the protein MSQRRKQEKDGAHHLDKEFTVFGRVIEGMDVVEKISQVEADASEWPIKNIQMDVNVLR from the coding sequence GTGTCCCAGCGACGAAAACAGGAAAAAGACGGAGCACATCATCTCGATAAAGAATTTACGGTGTTTGGTCGGGTTATAGAAGGTATGGATGTGGTTGAAAAAATTTCACAAGTTGAAGCCGACGCAAGCGAATGGCCTATAAAAAATATTCAAATGGACGTGAATGTTTTAAGATAA
- a CDS encoding NAD(P)/FAD-dependent oxidoreductase yields MNIPKSKYPRVVVIGGGFGGLSFTRKLLNKPVQLVLLDKRNYHTFQPLLYQVSTSGLEPDSIAFPLRKFLNKSNNGYFRLADVNQIHADKHLIETNIGEISYDYLVIATGSKTNFFGNENVEKNAVWMKTVPQALNLRSLIFENLEQATITEDKNKRKALLTFVIAGAGPTGVELSGAIAELKNHIVKKDYKDFDIEEIEIHLLDGSDRVLPPMSEESSADAHKYLTDMGVQIHLETMVEDYKNCEVTTNTGKCFWTENFIWSAGVHGSPVKGLQAESLIDGANRYKVNTFNQVEGYENVFAIGDIALMISEDYPKGHPMVAQPAIQQGRQLAKNILNIIKGKKMQPFEYKDKGSMATIGRNKAVVDIGKFQLGGFVAWYIWMFVHLWFLIGVKNRLVTFLNWVYNYINYDRSERLIIRPYKENRAKMEDVE; encoded by the coding sequence ATGAATATACCAAAATCAAAATATCCTAGAGTTGTCGTCATTGGTGGTGGATTTGGTGGGTTGTCATTTACGCGAAAATTATTGAACAAACCCGTTCAACTGGTTTTGTTAGATAAACGCAACTATCACACTTTTCAACCACTTTTGTATCAAGTATCAACATCAGGTTTAGAACCAGACTCAATTGCTTTTCCATTAAGAAAATTTCTTAACAAAAGCAATAACGGTTATTTTAGATTGGCTGATGTGAATCAAATTCACGCTGATAAACACTTGATTGAAACTAATATAGGCGAAATAAGTTATGATTATTTGGTGATTGCCACAGGGTCTAAAACCAATTTTTTTGGCAATGAAAATGTTGAGAAAAATGCCGTATGGATGAAAACCGTGCCACAAGCACTGAATTTGAGAAGCTTGATTTTTGAAAATCTTGAGCAAGCCACTATAACAGAAGATAAGAATAAACGCAAAGCCTTACTCACTTTTGTAATTGCTGGTGCAGGACCAACTGGTGTAGAATTGAGCGGTGCTATTGCTGAATTAAAAAATCATATCGTTAAAAAAGACTACAAAGATTTTGATATTGAAGAAATTGAAATCCATTTGTTGGATGGTTCAGATAGGGTTTTACCACCTATGAGTGAAGAATCTTCAGCCGATGCTCATAAATATTTGACCGATATGGGCGTGCAAATTCATTTGGAAACTATGGTAGAAGATTATAAAAATTGTGAAGTAACCACCAATACAGGCAAATGCTTTTGGACAGAAAACTTTATATGGAGTGCTGGCGTTCACGGTTCGCCTGTCAAAGGCTTGCAAGCTGAAAGTTTGATAGACGGAGCTAACCGCTACAAAGTCAATACCTTTAACCAAGTAGAAGGTTACGAGAATGTATTTGCTATTGGAGATATAGCTTTGATGATAAGCGAAGATTATCCCAAAGGTCATCCTATGGTGGCTCAACCTGCAATTCAACAGGGGCGACAATTGGCTAAAAACATTTTAAATATCATAAAAGGCAAAAAAATGCAACCTTTTGAATATAAAGATAAAGGATCAATGGCAACTATTGGACGAAATAAAGCCGTTGTTGATATTGGCAAATTTCAGCTCGGTGGTTTTGTGGCTTGGTATATTTGGATGTTTGTGCATTTGTGGTTTTTAATCGGTGTTAAAAATAGATTAGTTACTTTCTTAAATTGGGTTTATAACTATATCAACTATGACCGTTCAGAACGCTTGATTATTAGACCATATAAAGAAAACAGAGCCAAAATGGAAGATGTGGAGTAA
- a CDS encoding nucleotidyltransferase family protein has product MDKLIQNKLDDIIAVSKQHYVQAISLFGSAAKNNLRKDSDSDLLVEFSSDINVLDYADNYFSLLNQLESILNRKVDLVSNKSLKNPVLKEEIYQSKIDLYAA; this is encoded by the coding sequence ATGGATAAATTGATTCAAAATAAACTTGACGATATAATTGCAGTATCTAAACAGCATTATGTTCAGGCTATTTCTTTGTTTGGGTCAGCTGCTAAAAACAACTTGCGTAAAGACAGTGATAGCGACCTACTTGTTGAGTTTTCTTCTGATATTAATGTATTGGATTATGCAGACAACTATTTTTCTTTACTCAACCAGCTTGAAAGTATTTTAAATAGAAAGGTTGATCTTGTATCTAATAAATCTCTCAAAAACCCAGTTTTAAAAGAAGAAATATATCAATCAAAGATAGATTTGTATGCAGCCTAA
- a CDS encoding M28 family metallopeptidase produces MKTLIISLSIFIAIGCKAQKDITEVNPEKYAETIKPQSLKNKLYTFASDEFEGRDTGKAGQKKATEYLKNFYQSIGVKSPLGNEDYYQDIPSSFFNDKLPDSENVVAFIEGDGSTDEILVLSAHYDHVGMKDNQIYNGADDDGSGTVALMEIAKAFKEAENDGYQPKRGILFLHVTGEEKGLLGSLYYSKNPIFPIENTVADLNTDMIGRVDDSHKDNPNYVYLIGSDRLSTELHELSEATNKKYVQLDLDYKYNAKDDPNRFYYRSDHYNFAKFDIPVIFYFNGTHEDYHQPTDTPDKINYELLSKRAKLIFYTAWEIANREKRPFVDQPTKK; encoded by the coding sequence ATGAAGACATTAATAATAAGCTTGAGCATTTTTATTGCCATAGGTTGCAAAGCCCAAAAGGATATTACCGAAGTTAATCCAGAAAAATACGCCGAGACCATCAAACCACAATCGCTTAAAAACAAGCTTTACACCTTTGCTTCAGATGAATTTGAAGGGCGAGATACTGGTAAAGCTGGACAAAAAAAAGCGACCGAATATCTCAAAAACTTCTATCAATCTATTGGCGTGAAATCACCTTTGGGCAATGAGGATTACTACCAAGATATTCCATCTTCTTTTTTTAATGATAAATTACCTGATTCAGAAAATGTAGTCGCATTTATTGAAGGTGATGGTTCAACTGACGAGATTTTAGTGCTTTCTGCACATTATGACCACGTTGGTATGAAAGATAATCAAATCTACAACGGTGCAGACGACGACGGTTCTGGCACGGTGGCTTTGATGGAGATTGCTAAAGCCTTTAAAGAAGCTGAAAATGATGGTTATCAACCTAAACGCGGGATTTTGTTTTTACACGTTACTGGCGAAGAAAAAGGACTTCTTGGCTCGTTGTATTATTCTAAAAATCCTATTTTTCCGATTGAAAACACAGTTGCTGATCTTAATACGGATATGATTGGTAGAGTTGATGACAGTCACAAAGACAATCCCAATTATGTGTATTTGATAGGCAGTGACCGTTTAAGCACCGAACTTCACGAACTTTCGGAAGCAACTAATAAAAAATACGTTCAATTAGATTTAGATTATAAATACAACGCTAAAGACGACCCCAATCGTTTTTACTACCGAAGCGATCACTACAATTTTGCCAAATTTGATATTCCAGTGATTTTTTACTTTAACGGCACACACGAAGATTATCACCAACCTACAGACACGCCAGATAAAATCAATTATGAACTTCTGTCTAAACGTGCAAAACTGATTTTTTATACCGCTTGGGAAATCGCCAATCGTGAGAAAAGACCTTTTGTAGATCAACCCACTAAAAAGTAG
- a CDS encoding glyoxalase: MENRSQQLSELRPVISGAQVTSLTSEEESFQNKTLRPIAKLQNDLLLEIFKNYIKKHKNVYYTLSLQKQLDYIEHAVKNDTKLRNIIKGVFIGLFTYDEYLIYAENNRALNKRITNLTIERLKNSMQYFEEAFAS; the protein is encoded by the coding sequence ATGGAAAACAGAAGTCAACAATTATCTGAATTAAGACCTGTAATTTCCGGTGCTCAAGTGACTTCACTTACATCTGAAGAAGAAAGTTTTCAAAACAAAACTTTGAGACCCATTGCCAAACTGCAAAACGATTTGCTTTTAGAGATTTTTAAAAACTATATCAAAAAGCACAAAAATGTTTACTACACTTTAAGCCTTCAAAAACAACTTGATTATATCGAGCACGCCGTAAAAAACGATACTAAACTACGCAACATCATCAAAGGTGTTTTTATCGGGCTATTTACCTACGACGAATATTTAATTTATGCAGAAAACAATCGTGCACTCAACAAACGCATCACTAATTTGACTATTGAACGTCTTAAGAATAGTATGCAATATTTTGAAGAGGCTTTTGCGAGTTAA
- the panB gene encoding 3-methyl-2-oxobutanoate hydroxymethyltransferase, giving the protein MSVAKKTYKRITVKSLVDMKQRGEKISMLTAYDFTTAKIVDSVGTDVILVGDSASNVMAGHETTLPITLDQMIYHASSVVRAIKHSLVVVDLPFGSYQSDPKEALRSAIRIMKESGGHAVKLEGGDEVKDSIKRILKAGIPVMGHLGLTPQSIYKFGTYSVRAKEEAEAEKLKTDALMLEKLGCFALVLEKVPAHLAEEVAKSISIPVIGIGAGNGVDGQVLVITDMLGMDKSFSPRFLRRYADLHEIMSKAIETYNGDVKSGDFPNEDEQY; this is encoded by the coding sequence ATGTCTGTAGCCAAAAAAACTTATAAGCGTATCACAGTAAAAAGCCTTGTAGATATGAAACAACGCGGAGAGAAAATAAGCATGCTTACCGCTTACGATTTTACCACTGCCAAAATTGTAGATAGTGTTGGCACAGATGTGATATTGGTTGGTGACTCAGCTTCAAATGTTATGGCTGGTCACGAAACCACTTTACCTATAACTTTAGACCAAATGATTTATCATGCTTCAAGTGTGGTTCGTGCTATAAAACACTCATTAGTGGTTGTAGATCTGCCTTTTGGAAGTTACCAAAGCGATCCTAAAGAAGCTTTACGTTCGGCAATTCGTATCATGAAAGAAAGCGGTGGACATGCCGTAAAATTGGAAGGTGGCGACGAAGTTAAAGACTCGATAAAACGTATTCTCAAAGCGGGTATTCCTGTGATGGGTCATTTGGGTTTGACGCCCCAATCTATTTATAAGTTTGGCACTTACTCCGTTAGAGCCAAAGAAGAAGCCGAAGCCGAAAAGCTAAAAACAGATGCGTTGATGCTTGAAAAATTAGGATGTTTTGCTTTAGTCTTAGAAAAAGTACCTGCACATTTAGCCGAAGAAGTTGCCAAAAGTATTTCAATCCCCGTAATTGGCATCGGTGCTGGCAATGGTGTTGACGGGCAAGTTTTGGTTATCACTGATATGTTAGGCATGGACAAATCCTTTAGTCCACGATTTTTAAGACGCTACGCCGACTTGCACGAAATCATGAGCAAAGCTATAGAAACCTATAACGGCGATGTGAAATCTGGTGATTTTCCTAATGAAGACGAGCAGTATTAA
- a CDS encoding NAD(P)H-hydrate dehydratase: protein MKFKILNCRKQDAYTFIFDAKNIYINSTGNAGMATAGSGDTLSGIISGLLAQGYSSVDASILGVYLHGKAADLYVEKYDMQTLTASDIIDYLKHAFGSLKSSFLS from the coding sequence ATGAAATTTAAGATTTTAAATTGTCGAAAACAGGATGCTTATACTTTTATCTTTGATGCTAAAAATATATACATCAATTCAACAGGCAATGCAGGCATGGCAACTGCGGGAAGTGGCGATACGCTTTCTGGAATTATTTCTGGATTGTTGGCACAAGGCTATTCATCAGTTGATGCTTCTATTTTAGGGGTTTATCTGCATGGCAAAGCGGCAGATTTATATGTTGAAAAGTATGACATGCAAACTTTGACAGCCTCTGATATTATTGATTATCTAAAGCACGCATTTGGCAGTTTGAAGTCTTCATTTTTATCTTAA